One Leptolyngbya sp. SIO1E4 genomic window, CAATGGTGAGTTTGTGGTGGGCGTGCCAGAGTTTGCCCAAGCCGACGCCCAAGAGTACCTGGAACCTTTGTTTCAAGCGCTGCGACGGCAAATCGTCACCCTCCCGACGGGGGCGCGCATGCAACCCGCTTTCGATTGGGCGATCGCCACCTACCCTACCGATGGCTATACCTTGCAAGCGCTTTATCAATCAGCTGTTTCTAGGCTCTAACGCTACAACCTACGTCGCATGAGCCGAGAGAGGGCACGTCGAGGTTCTACAGTTGTCAGAGAGCCCAGCAAAGAATTGGGAATGCGATTAGCTAACAGATCCAGAATTTTGGCATTGACAGTACTGGCGGGCGTATAGTCAGGCAAATTGACAAAGATTACTCCAGCCGTAAAGGTTTTGGGCCAACCGCGAGGATCTGCAAAACCGCGATCGCGCGTAATGATGATCGCATCTGCTGAGATCGCAACTTCCATAACCTCGGAGTCTGGATGTCCACGTAAGCCAATATCTCGCACATCTTGCACAGCAAACCCCAATGCTGCGATCTGAGGCGTAAGCGAACGAGGCATATTTTCATCGACCAGAAAGTTCAAAACTTAGGCTCCCAAGGCGGTGACCTGGGTTTGTTTGACCAAATCTGCCGCGTAAGCCAGGGCAGCTTCAACCTGAGTTTTGGTGAGTTCGTATTCTTGTATCACGTCTTCTTTACTCATGCCTCCAGCTAGGGAGCCAATGATAATAAAAACGGGCATACGGGTTCCGGTGACGGTGGGCGCACCGTGATGGATGTCAGGATCAATGTTGATGTGAGGGGCGATTTCCATTTCCATAAAGTTGTGTTAGAGCAGTGTTGCAAACAAAGAGGATATAAACCACATCTGATGAGGAACCTAGAGTTTTTCCTCAGGTGAAAATCAGGCATCTGGATGGGGTCAGGGTATATGACCTACGCTCCTCTAATTTTATCCGGGGGATTTGCCTGCCAGGGGAAATGACACCTTAGGGTTTCCGATAAGATTGGCGTTGGAGTAAAAGGCGTTGATCCACACCCTTTTAGGGGAGCAAAGGCGTTAAGCAGAGATAGTGCTATCCATTGCGGAAAGCTGGCCTTAAGGGGCGAAACTATAATGAGGCAACCGCACACGCAGTGTCAGGCATGGCAGGCGATCCTTTAGAGGTTTTTATCTCCTACTCTCGCAAGGATGAAGGGCTCAAGGATGAGTTAGCACGTCATCTCAAAATTTTGCGACGGGAGGGCAAAATCAACACCTGGCAAGATCGCGACATTGAAGCCGGGACAGAATGGGCTGGGGAAATCAAGGCACGGCTAGAAAAGGCGCAGATTATTTTGCTGTTGGTGACGAGCAATTTTCTGGCGTCTGACTATTGCTATGAAACTGAGATGCAGCGGGCTGTGCAGCGTCACCATGCAGGCACTGCCAGGGTGATTCCGATTATCTTGAAGCCCTGTAGCTGGAAGTACAGCGACTTTAAAGGGCTGCAGGCACTCCCTAAAGACGGAAAACCGGTGACCAGTTGGAGAGATCGAGAAGAAGCCTTGTTTGATATTGAAATCGGCATCCGTCAGGTGGTTGAGTCGATTCATGCCGAACAGCGAGATCGAGAACAGGAAGCCGCGAGGCAGCAGGTAATTCAACAGCAGCAACAGGCAGAAGCTGCGAGGCGAGAGCGGGAACGGCAAGCTGAACAAAAGCGGCAAAAAGAGCAGGCAGCAGCAGAGCAACTGCGCCGACAACGAGGAGCCGAAGCGCTGCTGCGCCAACAGCAGCTAGAACAGCTCGAAACAGCGCGGCGAGAGCAAAAACAGGAGCAGTCAACCATAGACCAATGGCACCAAACACAGGGTGAGGTAGAAACTGCTCAGCAAGCTAAATTGCCTAATCTCCAAAAAAATTCATTTCAAATAGCCACGATTACTGGCATACAGCCAAGTAGATTTTGGGGTTTGGTAGGAAAACAAGCAAATATTAGCAGGCAGCCTGGAGAAGTCACGCAATTTGACGAGGTGCTTGACGATGGTCTCACCTTAGCAATGGTCAAAATTCCAGGGGGACAATTTTGGATGGGCTCGCCCGACGATGAGGAAGAGCGTCAATTTGATGAGGAACCGCAGCATTCTGTAACTATCCAGTCTTTTTGGATGGGGAAATATGTGGTTACTCAGGCTCAATGGGCTCAGGTCGCTGCTTACCCCAAAGTTAGGACTGACTTAGAGCCTTTTCCGGCCTATTTCAAAGGCCCGAACCGCCCAGTGGAGCGGGTAAGTTGGGAGCAAGCAGTGGAGTTTTGTCAACGGCTATCCCAGAAGACAGGACGCACTTATCGCCTTCCTAGTGAAGCCCAATGGGAATATGCCTGTCGGGCTGGAATGAATACCCCGTTTCATTTTGGCCCCACCATCACAACTGATTTAGCCAATTATCGGGGAACTGATTGGGAGTACGAAGGAACAACCTACCTGGGTAGTTATGGAGACGGACCTTATGGAGTTTTTCGAGAACAGACGACGGAGGTGGGACGTTTCCCGCCCAATATCTTTGGCTTGTATGACATGCATGGCAACGTATGGGAGTGGTGTCAGGATGTGTGGCACAGCGATTATAAGGGAGCGCCCACCGATGACTTTGCTTGGGCAGAAGGCGGTGATCAAGAACGGAGAGTTGTGCGGGGCGGTTCCTGGGACGACAATCCTGGGGACTGCCGGTCGGCGACCCGCTACTGGGGCGCGCCCGTCAACGGGAACGACGTCACCGGTTTTCGGGTCGTGTGCGGCGTTGCGTGAGGCTTCCCCTTTACCCTTTTCCACTTTTACTCTTTACACTTCTTAATCTTTTGCTCTCTTACCCTCCTCCTTCGCGCGAAGCGCGTAAAAAATTTGGTGATTGAACAGCGCTGTGGCGGAGCCACAAAATCGAAGGCTCAGCCTCTCCTCATCCGCTGAATCAGCTTGAATTTCTCGACTCTTTATATCGAAATTTCTTGATAATCATTCGGTTGAATAGCATCAACGATCGCTTGAATGCGCTTAGTTTGCTGCTTGATACGAGGCCAAGAGGTATATCCCTAACACTGCGAGTTCATAATCTAAAAGCGCCTCCACTTGC contains:
- a CDS encoding DUF5615 family PIN-like protein encodes the protein MPRSLTPQIAALGFAVQDVRDIGLRGHPDSEVMEVAISADAIIITRDRGFADPRGWPKTFTAGVIFVNLPDYTPASTVNAKILDLLANRIPNSLLGSLTTVEPRRALSRLMRRRL
- a CDS encoding DUF433 domain-containing protein; the encoded protein is MEIAPHINIDPDIHHGAPTVTGTRMPVFIIIGSLAGGMSKEDVIQEYELTKTQVEAALAYAADLVKQTQVTALGA
- a CDS encoding SUMF1/EgtB/PvdO family nonheme iron enzyme, with amino-acid sequence MAGDPLEVFISYSRKDEGLKDELARHLKILRREGKINTWQDRDIEAGTEWAGEIKARLEKAQIILLLVTSNFLASDYCYETEMQRAVQRHHAGTARVIPIILKPCSWKYSDFKGLQALPKDGKPVTSWRDREEALFDIEIGIRQVVESIHAEQRDREQEAARQQVIQQQQQAEAARRERERQAEQKRQKEQAAAEQLRRQRGAEALLRQQQLEQLETARREQKQEQSTIDQWHQTQGEVETAQQAKLPNLQKNSFQIATITGIQPSRFWGLVGKQANISRQPGEVTQFDEVLDDGLTLAMVKIPGGQFWMGSPDDEEERQFDEEPQHSVTIQSFWMGKYVVTQAQWAQVAAYPKVRTDLEPFPAYFKGPNRPVERVSWEQAVEFCQRLSQKTGRTYRLPSEAQWEYACRAGMNTPFHFGPTITTDLANYRGTDWEYEGTTYLGSYGDGPYGVFREQTTEVGRFPPNIFGLYDMHGNVWEWCQDVWHSDYKGAPTDDFAWAEGGDQERRVVRGGSWDDNPGDCRSATRYWGAPVNGNDVTGFRVVCGVA